The proteins below come from a single Xyrauchen texanus isolate HMW12.3.18 chromosome 1, RBS_HiC_50CHRs, whole genome shotgun sequence genomic window:
- the LOC127646472 gene encoding G2/mitotic-specific cyclin-B2-like isoform X2 translates to MEMHALHNADNPAFISGKARPVNGGAKRAVFCELSNFALKPSRTKKVKPVLPMKTSVKPAVVQPKHAQVPHPAPVLPTARADVCVKEEELCQAFSNSLFPVEDIDEGDADMPQLCSEYVKDIYVYLRHLEAQQSIRPRYMHGYDINGRMRALLVDWLIQVHSRFQLMQETLYMTVAILDRFLQVQPVTRKKLQLVGVTAMLIACKYEERHVPMVGDFVYIADDAFTKAQIREMEMLILSELNFEFGRPLPLHFLRRASKAGNADAEKHTLAKYFLELTLLDYDMVHYLPSETAAAALCLSQLVLDGQKWTVKKKYSSSKLMKISLIPQLMSSLVKELAAPVLSGS, encoded by the exons ATGGAAATGCACGCTTTG CACAATGCAGACAACCCTGCTTTCATCAGTGGCAAAGCCAGGCCTGTAAATGGTGGAGCAAAAAGGGCAGTGTTTTGTGAACTGTCTAACTTTGCTCTCAAACCTTCTCGGACCAAG AAAGTTAAACCTGTGCTACCTATGAAAACATCTGTTAAGCCAGCTGTTGTGCAACCAAAGCATGCCCAGGTCCCCCACCCTGCACCAGTTTTACCCACAGCTCGAGCTGATGTCTGCGTGAAGGAAGAGGAGCTCTGCCAAGCCTTTTCCAATAGCCTTTTCCCAGTCGAAGATATTGATGAAGGTGATGCTGACATGCCTCAGTTATGTTCTGAATATGTGAAGGACATCTATGTGTATCTGCGACACCTTGAG GCTCAACAGTCGATCCGTCCCCGTTATATGCATGGTTACGATATCAATGGGCGAATGCGAGCACTTCTGGTTGACTGGCTGATTCAGGTGCACTCAAGATTTCAGCTAATGCAGGAAACCCTTTACATGACCGTTGCCATCCTTGATCGTTTTCTCCAG GTTCAACCAGTGACCCGCAAGAAGCTCCAGCTTGTGGGTGTTACTGCAATGTTGATTGCTTGTAAATATGAGGAAAGGCATGTGCCAATGGTTGGGGACTTTGTCTACATCGCTGATGATGCTTTCACAAAAGCCCAGATTCGAGAGATGGAGATGCTGATTCTAAGTGAACTAAACTTTGAATTTGGACGGCCTTTACCCCTGCACTTTCTACGGAGGGCTTCAAAGGCTGGAAAT GCTGATGCTGAGAAACACACTCTTGCTAAATATTTTCTGGAGCTGACACTTCTTGACTATGACATGGTTCACTATCTCCCTTCTgaaactgctgctgctgctctctgcctctctcaaCTTGTGCTTGATGGGCAAAAATGG ACTGTGAAGAAAAAGTATTCCAGCAGTAAACTCATGAAGATCAGCCTCATTCCCCAGTTGATGTCTTCACTTGTAAAGGAACTGGCTGCACCAGTACTCTCTGGTtcttaa
- the LOC127646472 gene encoding G2/mitotic-specific cyclin-B2-like isoform X1, producing MEMHALHNADNPAFISGKARPVNGGAKRAVFCELSNFALKPSRTKKVKPVLPMKTSVKPAVVQPKHAQVPHPAPVLPTARADVCVKEEELCQAFSNSLFPVEDIDEGDADMPQLCSEYVKDIYVYLRHLEAQQSIRPRYMHGYDINGRMRALLVDWLIQVHSRFQLMQETLYMTVAILDRFLQVQPVTRKKLQLVGVTAMLIACKYEERHVPMVGDFVYIADDAFTKAQIREMEMLILSELNFEFGRPLPLHFLRRASKAGNADAEKHTLAKYFLELTLLDYDMVHYLPSETAAAALCLSQLVLDGQKWSSTQQHYSSYDEAHLKLIMQHIAKNVIAVSEGLSKHVTVKKKYSSSKLMKISLIPQLMSSLVKELAAPVLSGS from the exons ATGGAAATGCACGCTTTG CACAATGCAGACAACCCTGCTTTCATCAGTGGCAAAGCCAGGCCTGTAAATGGTGGAGCAAAAAGGGCAGTGTTTTGTGAACTGTCTAACTTTGCTCTCAAACCTTCTCGGACCAAG AAAGTTAAACCTGTGCTACCTATGAAAACATCTGTTAAGCCAGCTGTTGTGCAACCAAAGCATGCCCAGGTCCCCCACCCTGCACCAGTTTTACCCACAGCTCGAGCTGATGTCTGCGTGAAGGAAGAGGAGCTCTGCCAAGCCTTTTCCAATAGCCTTTTCCCAGTCGAAGATATTGATGAAGGTGATGCTGACATGCCTCAGTTATGTTCTGAATATGTGAAGGACATCTATGTGTATCTGCGACACCTTGAG GCTCAACAGTCGATCCGTCCCCGTTATATGCATGGTTACGATATCAATGGGCGAATGCGAGCACTTCTGGTTGACTGGCTGATTCAGGTGCACTCAAGATTTCAGCTAATGCAGGAAACCCTTTACATGACCGTTGCCATCCTTGATCGTTTTCTCCAG GTTCAACCAGTGACCCGCAAGAAGCTCCAGCTTGTGGGTGTTACTGCAATGTTGATTGCTTGTAAATATGAGGAAAGGCATGTGCCAATGGTTGGGGACTTTGTCTACATCGCTGATGATGCTTTCACAAAAGCCCAGATTCGAGAGATGGAGATGCTGATTCTAAGTGAACTAAACTTTGAATTTGGACGGCCTTTACCCCTGCACTTTCTACGGAGGGCTTCAAAGGCTGGAAAT GCTGATGCTGAGAAACACACTCTTGCTAAATATTTTCTGGAGCTGACACTTCTTGACTATGACATGGTTCACTATCTCCCTTCTgaaactgctgctgctgctctctgcctctctcaaCTTGTGCTTGATGGGCAAAAATGG TCATCAACCCAACAACACTACTCTTCATATGATGAGGCCCACTTGAAGTTGATCATGCAGCACATTGCCAAAAATGTTATTGCTGTCAGTGAGGGACTCTCAAAGCATGTG ACTGTGAAGAAAAAGTATTCCAGCAGTAAACTCATGAAGATCAGCCTCATTCCCCAGTTGATGTCTTCACTTGTAAAGGAACTGGCTGCACCAGTACTCTCTGGTtcttaa